One genomic region from Alosa alosa isolate M-15738 ecotype Scorff River chromosome 12, AALO_Geno_1.1, whole genome shotgun sequence encodes:
- the LOC125304801 gene encoding citron rho-interacting kinase-like, with the protein MLKFKYGGHGSVKELATLDPITSRCSRLNHLLQGRGSVQAPSGCSVTREGLLEALLLLYQECNSSELMKIKHVANFVNKFSDVVAELRELQPGPRDFELRAVVGRGHFAEVRVVQEKSTGDIYAMKVMDKTSLRSQENVAFFEEEKAILALNSSPWIPQLQHAFQDKDSVYLVRACPFDSFQARHDVRLEVRGLYYSLTPLSVCFSYLSASLWRPTRRDKTERFHESREEEHVTAQTTYEEEMDETTQVGEG; encoded by the exons ATGTTGAAGTTTAAATACGGAGGACATGGCAGTGTCAAAGAACTTGCCACATTGGACCCCATCACTAGTCGGTGCTCTCGCCTCAATCACCTATTACAG GGAAGGGGTAGCGTCCAGGCTCCGTCCGGCTGCAGTGTTACTCGTGAGGGGCTACTGGAAGCTCTGCTTTTGTTGTACCAGGAGTGCAACTCTTCTGAGCTCATGAAGATCAAACATGTTGCAAACTTTGTCAATAAAT TCTCTGATGTGGTGGCGGAGTTGCGTGAGCTTCAGCCGGGCCCGAGGGACTTTGAGCTGCGGGCTGTTGTGGGGCGAGGTCACTTTGCCGAAGTGCGCGTAGTCCAAGAGAAATCCACTGGGGACATCTATGCCATGAAGGTCATGGATAAGACAAGCCTGCGCAGTCAGGAAAAT GTGGCCTTCTTTGAGGAGGAGAAGGCGATCCTTGCTCTCAACTCCAGCCCTTGGATCCCTCAACTCCAGCATGCCTTTCAGGACAAGGACAGCGTCTACCTGGTGAGGGCCTGTCCCTTTGATTCTTTTCAAGCGAGACATGATGTG AGGTTAGAGGTCAGAGGTCTGTACTACTCTCTCACACCTCTCAGTGTGTGCTTCTCCTATCTGAGTGCTTCCCTTTGGAGACCCACACGCAGAGACAAGACTGAGCGGTTCcatgagagcagagaggaggaacaTGTCACCGCTCAGACGACAT ACGAAGAAGAGATGGATGAGACCACGCAAGTTGGGGAGGGCTAG